In Flavobacterium sp. N1736, the following are encoded in one genomic region:
- the murC gene encoding UDP-N-acetylmuramate--L-alanine ligase produces the protein MNLNQIQNVYFIGIGGIGMSALARYFKYIGKQVSGYDKTPSMLTSELIESGIDIHFEDNISLIPNDYFVENTLVIFTPAVPKTHSEWNYFIERNYEIKKRAEVLGLITKDTFSFAVAGTHGKTTTSSILGHILYESGADVTAFVGGIVENYDSNLIGNGKTVTVVEADEFDRSFLHLHPNIACITSMDADHLDIYGTSEAIEASFVEFASKVENKNNLFITKELPLEGVQCAINEDAVYKAFNVRIENGSYVFDVQTPSEIMKDLRFGLPGKHNLMNGLMAIAMAKTFGTPTDSIAKAIASFNGIRRRFSYQIKSENLVYIDDYAHHPTEINAVHQAVRELYPNRKVLAIFQPHLFSRTRDFADGFAASLSQFDEVFLMDIYPARELPMEGITSEWLLEKMTNSNKKIVAKNDLLAQIKASDAPIIVTIGAGDIGEMVPSIKKMLNENI, from the coding sequence ATGAATTTAAATCAAATACAAAACGTTTATTTTATTGGCATTGGAGGCATCGGAATGAGTGCTCTGGCCCGTTATTTCAAATATATTGGAAAACAGGTTTCAGGCTACGATAAAACGCCGTCAATGCTAACAAGTGAATTAATTGAAAGCGGTATTGATATTCATTTCGAGGATAATATTAGTTTAATTCCAAATGATTATTTTGTAGAGAATACATTAGTGATTTTTACCCCGGCGGTGCCTAAAACACATTCTGAGTGGAATTATTTCATCGAAAGAAATTACGAGATTAAAAAACGTGCCGAAGTTTTGGGACTTATCACGAAAGATACTTTCAGTTTTGCTGTTGCCGGAACACACGGAAAAACAACGACATCAAGTATTTTAGGGCATATTTTATATGAAAGCGGCGCTGATGTAACGGCTTTTGTGGGTGGAATTGTAGAGAATTACGACTCGAATTTAATTGGAAACGGAAAAACCGTAACTGTTGTAGAAGCCGATGAATTTGACAGATCATTTTTGCACTTGCATCCAAATATTGCCTGTATAACATCGATGGATGCGGATCATCTTGATATTTACGGAACGAGTGAAGCAATTGAAGCTTCGTTTGTAGAATTTGCTTCGAAAGTTGAAAATAAAAATAATCTGTTTATAACTAAAGAATTGCCTCTTGAAGGAGTGCAATGTGCTATAAATGAAGATGCTGTATATAAGGCTTTTAATGTTAGAATAGAAAACGGAAGTTATGTTTTTGATGTGCAGACGCCATCAGAAATTATGAAAGACCTGCGTTTTGGATTGCCCGGAAAACACAATTTAATGAATGGATTGATGGCTATTGCAATGGCTAAAACGTTCGGCACCCCGACCGACTCCATTGCAAAAGCTATCGCTTCATTCAACGGAATAAGACGAAGATTTTCGTACCAGATTAAGTCTGAAAATTTAGTTTATATAGATGATTATGCACATCATCCAACAGAAATAAACGCTGTGCATCAAGCAGTTAGGGAATTGTATCCAAATCGTAAAGTTTTGGCCATTTTTCAACCGCATTTATTTAGCAGAACAAGAGATTTTGCAGATGGTTTTGCAGCGAGTTTATCTCAATTTGATGAAGTGTTTTTGATGGATATTTATCCGGCACGCGAATTACCGATGGAAGGGATTACATCAGAATGGCTGTTGGAAAAAATGACAAATTCGAACAAAAAAATTGTTGCCAAAAATGATTTATTAGCGCAAATCAAAGCCAGTGATGCGCCAATAATTGTAACAATTGGAGCTGGTGATATTGGAGAAATGGTTCCGTCAATTAAAAAAATGCTCAATGAAAATATTTAA
- the ftsA gene encoding cell division protein FtsA → MEKDNIAVGLDIGTTKIVAMIGKKNEYGKLEILGIGKSKSLGVARGVVNNITQTIQSIQQAILEAENNSGYKIKDVVVGIAGQHIRSIQHTDYISRSNPEEVIGENDIQLLIDQVNKLAMLPGEEIIHVLPQEFKIDGQSEIKEPIGMYGGRLESSFHVVVGQASSIRNVGRCIQSSGIELSGLTLEPLASADAVLSQEEKEAGVALIDIGGGTTDLAIFKDGIIRHTAVIPFGGNVITEDIKEGCSIIEKQAELLKIKFGSAWPGENKDNEIVSIPGLRGREPKEISLKNLSKIIHARVVEIIEQVFAEIKAYGHEDPRKKLIAGIVLTGGGAELKHIKQLVEYITGMDTRIGYPNEHLAGNSSEEISSPLFATAVGLVMNSIENSTQSAVRMELVNEQPKVVYRTPPTKPQLPVKPLEYEVEENYVEREETFEPPKQVGNKRPSKDESTETKIRKSFFDTYVDKIKEFLDNAE, encoded by the coding sequence ATGGAAAAAGATAACATTGCAGTAGGTCTAGATATTGGAACAACCAAGATAGTTGCCATGATAGGCAAGAAGAACGAGTATGGCAAGTTGGAAATTTTGGGAATTGGTAAGTCCAAAAGTTTGGGTGTTGCGAGAGGTGTTGTAAACAACATTACGCAAACTATCCAATCAATTCAACAGGCTATTTTAGAAGCAGAAAATAATTCAGGATATAAAATTAAAGATGTTGTTGTGGGTATTGCCGGACAACACATTAGAAGTATACAGCATACAGATTACATCAGCCGCAGTAATCCGGAAGAAGTAATTGGCGAAAATGATATTCAGCTTTTGATTGATCAGGTTAATAAACTTGCGATGTTGCCGGGAGAAGAAATTATTCACGTTTTACCGCAGGAATTTAAAATCGACGGACAATCGGAGATCAAAGAACCAATTGGAATGTACGGTGGAAGATTAGAATCTAGTTTTCACGTAGTTGTTGGGCAGGCATCATCGATCAGAAATGTGGGAAGATGTATTCAGAGTTCAGGAATTGAATTATCCGGATTGACATTAGAGCCATTGGCTTCGGCAGATGCAGTTCTTAGTCAGGAAGAAAAAGAAGCCGGTGTTGCGCTTATCGATATTGGTGGCGGAACAACAGATCTGGCCATTTTTAAAGATGGAATTATTCGTCATACTGCTGTAATTCCTTTTGGAGGAAATGTAATTACAGAAGATATTAAAGAAGGATGTTCAATAATTGAAAAACAGGCAGAACTTTTAAAAATTAAATTTGGATCAGCCTGGCCGGGAGAAAATAAAGATAACGAGATTGTTTCTATTCCGGGATTAAGAGGAAGAGAGCCAAAAGAAATTTCGCTTAAAAACTTATCTAAAATTATTCATGCTCGTGTAGTAGAAATTATAGAACAGGTTTTTGCCGAAATTAAGGCTTACGGACACGAGGATCCGCGTAAAAAACTGATCGCAGGAATTGTTCTGACAGGTGGTGGAGCTGAGTTAAAACATATCAAACAATTAGTAGAGTATATTACAGGTATGGATACCAGAATTGGATATCCAAATGAGCATTTAGCAGGAAATTCAAGCGAAGAAATTTCCAGCCCGTTGTTTGCAACCGCAGTTGGTTTGGTCATGAACAGCATCGAAAACAGTACGCAAAGTGCTGTTAGAATGGAGTTGGTTAACGAACAGCCAAAAGTGGTTTACAGAACTCCTCCGACTAAGCCACAACTACCGGTAAAACCGCTGGAATACGAAGTTGAAGAAAACTACGTTGAAAGAGAAGAAACTTTTGAACCGCCAAAACAAGTTGGAAATAAGAGGCCTTCAAAAGATGAATCTACCGAAACAAAAATCAGAAAATCATTTTTTGATACATATGTCGATAAAATCAAAGAATTTTTAGACAACGCAGAATAA
- the murD gene encoding UDP-N-acetylmuramoyl-L-alanine--D-glutamate ligase, which produces MRLVVLGGGESGVGTAILGKKQGYEVFVSDFGKIKESYKEVLIINGIAWEEEQHTEDLILNADVVMKSPGIPEKSPIVKKLIAAGVKVISEIEFAKPFTEALTIGITGSNGKTTTTMLTHHLLKSAGLNIGLGGNIGKSFAWQVAENKYDAYVLELSSFQLDGIIDYRPDIAIITNISPDHLDRYEYKYQNYINSKFRITMNQTESDYLIYDADDEAITEWLKNNKTKAKLIPFSLTKSFDEGASINNNKMEIKINQEEFTMETEYIALEGKHNMKNAMAASSVAKLMQIRNATIRESLSNFQGVEHRLEKVLKIQNVQYINDSKATNVNATFFALDSMNVPTVWIVGGVDKGNDYNELMSLVREKVKAIICLGIDNQKIINAFGNVVDIMVEVNNMNDAVKTAQRLTEKGDAVLLSPACASFDLFENYEDRGKQFKQAVHNL; this is translated from the coding sequence ATGAGATTGGTAGTTTTGGGAGGAGGAGAAAGTGGCGTTGGAACGGCTATTCTCGGAAAAAAACAAGGATACGAAGTCTTTGTATCTGATTTTGGAAAGATAAAGGAAAGCTATAAAGAAGTTCTTATTATTAATGGAATTGCTTGGGAGGAAGAACAGCATACCGAAGACCTGATTTTGAATGCCGATGTCGTCATGAAAAGTCCGGGGATTCCTGAAAAATCTCCTATAGTAAAAAAACTTATTGCGGCGGGAGTAAAAGTGATTTCAGAAATTGAATTTGCAAAACCGTTTACCGAAGCTTTAACAATTGGAATTACAGGCAGCAACGGTAAAACTACCACAACAATGTTAACACATCATTTGTTGAAATCGGCAGGTTTGAATATAGGATTGGGAGGAAACATAGGAAAGAGTTTTGCCTGGCAGGTAGCCGAAAATAAATACGATGCATACGTTCTTGAGTTAAGCAGTTTTCAACTCGACGGAATTATAGATTACAGGCCGGATATTGCCATAATTACCAATATTAGTCCTGATCATTTAGATCGATACGAATATAAATATCAAAATTATATCAATTCGAAATTTCGAATTACAATGAACCAGACTGAAAGCGATTATTTGATTTACGATGCAGACGATGAAGCAATTACAGAATGGTTAAAAAATAACAAAACAAAAGCAAAATTAATTCCTTTTTCACTGACAAAAAGTTTTGACGAAGGAGCTTCTATAAATAACAACAAAATGGAAATAAAGATCAACCAAGAAGAGTTTACAATGGAAACAGAATACATTGCGTTAGAAGGAAAACATAATATGAAAAATGCAATGGCAGCAAGCTCTGTAGCAAAATTGATGCAAATTAGAAATGCAACAATTCGCGAAAGTTTATCAAATTTTCAAGGTGTTGAGCACCGTTTAGAAAAAGTATTGAAAATTCAGAATGTACAATATATCAACGATTCAAAAGCAACAAATGTAAACGCTACTTTCTTTGCTTTAGACAGTATGAATGTACCAACTGTTTGGATTGTTGGTGGTGTTGATAAAGGAAACGATTATAATGAATTGATGTCATTGGTTCGCGAAAAAGTAAAAGCAATTATTTGTTTAGGAATTGATAATCAAAAAATCATCAATGCTTTCGGAAATGTTGTAGACATTATGGTTGAAGTAAACAACATGAACGATGCAGTAAAAACGGCACAAAGATTAACAGAAAAAGGTGACGCTGTTTTGTTATCTCCAGCCTGCGCAAGTTTCGATTTATTCGAAAACTACGAAGATCGTGGAAAGCAATTTAAGCAAGCGGTACACAATTTATAG
- the mraY gene encoding phospho-N-acetylmuramoyl-pentapeptide-transferase, whose protein sequence is MLYYLFEYLRKTLDMPGAGVFQYITFRSALAFMLSLLLSTIYGKRVINFLRKQQVGETVRELGLAGQNEKAGTPTMGGLIIIFATLVPVLLFARLQNIYIVLLIVTTLWMGTIGFVDDYIKIFKKDKQGLKGIFKVIGQVGLGLIVGTVLYFNPAVTIRTDNVRTDLLRANNNTTVVLPAPVEEKSTATTIPFVKNNEFDYAEVLSFLGDGYEKWAWLIFIPVVIFIITAVSNGANLTDGIDGLAAGTSAISVLALGIFTFVSGNIIFSNYLNIMYIPNSGEMTVFISAFVGALIGFLWYNSFPASVFMGDTGSLTIGGIIAVLAIAVRKEILIVLFCGIFLAESASVIIQVAYFKYTKKRFGEGRRIFLMSPLHHHYQKKGYHESKIVTRFWIVAIMLAILSIVTLKLR, encoded by the coding sequence ATGCTATACTATTTATTTGAATATTTGAGAAAAACATTAGACATGCCAGGGGCTGGAGTTTTTCAGTACATCACTTTTAGATCAGCTTTGGCATTTATGCTTTCGCTGCTTTTATCAACGATTTATGGAAAACGGGTTATCAATTTTCTGCGTAAGCAACAAGTTGGTGAAACAGTTCGTGAGCTTGGTCTTGCAGGTCAAAATGAAAAAGCAGGAACGCCAACAATGGGTGGACTGATTATCATTTTTGCTACGTTGGTTCCGGTTTTATTGTTTGCTCGTTTGCAAAATATTTACATCGTATTGCTTATTGTAACTACACTTTGGATGGGAACAATTGGTTTTGTGGATGATTATATTAAAATATTCAAAAAAGATAAACAAGGGCTTAAAGGTATTTTTAAAGTTATTGGTCAGGTTGGTTTAGGACTTATTGTGGGTACGGTTTTATACTTTAATCCTGCTGTTACGATAAGAACAGATAATGTCAGAACAGATTTATTGAGAGCAAATAATAATACAACTGTTGTATTGCCTGCTCCGGTAGAAGAAAAATCGACAGCAACGACAATTCCTTTTGTAAAAAATAATGAGTTTGATTATGCTGAAGTTTTATCGTTTTTAGGAGACGGATATGAAAAATGGGCTTGGCTGATCTTTATTCCGGTTGTAATTTTCATCATTACAGCAGTTTCAAACGGAGCTAATTTAACGGATGGAATTGACGGACTCGCCGCAGGAACCTCGGCAATATCGGTTCTCGCACTCGGAATATTCACGTTTGTTTCAGGTAATATTATTTTTTCGAATTACCTCAATATAATGTACATACCCAATTCGGGAGAAATGACGGTTTTTATATCTGCCTTTGTGGGTGCTTTAATTGGATTTCTCTGGTATAATTCCTTTCCCGCATCTGTGTTTATGGGAGATACCGGAAGTTTGACGATTGGCGGAATCATAGCAGTTTTAGCCATTGCAGTTCGTAAAGAAATATTGATCGTTTTATTCTGCGGAATTTTCCTTGCAGAAAGTGCTTCTGTAATTATTCAGGTAGCTTATTTTAAATATACAAAGAAACGTTTTGGCGAAGGCCGAAGAATTTTCCTGATGTCGCCTTTGCATCATCATTATCAGAAAAAGGGCTATCATGAAAGTAAAATTGTAACCCGTTTCTGGATTGTTGCCATCATGTTAGCCATATTATCAATAGTAACATTAAAATTAAGATAG
- a CDS encoding cell division protein FtsQ/DivIB, producing the protein MKIFNWTNIRLLLIFGLVLFLYSFAQHRNGDRKLKKSMVVFVGENTLFVKPEAVNKLLIENKKDASSIRKDEVDLNKIEKTLDTQDMIEKSDVFVSIDGVLKAIVKQKTPIARVYDGENSFYIDYEGNKMPLSDNFTARVPLVSGAINKKNNEDLAALFRTIYDDAFLKKNIIAIQIMPNGSLKMFNRNYDYFIDFGRTMNVDKKFRNYKAFFQKAVLDSSLYKYNKIDLRFTEQVVCTK; encoded by the coding sequence ATGAAAATATTTAACTGGACAAATATAAGATTGCTTCTCATTTTTGGGCTTGTACTTTTTTTGTATTCGTTCGCGCAGCATCGAAACGGAGATAGAAAACTGAAGAAATCTATGGTTGTTTTTGTAGGAGAAAACACGCTGTTTGTAAAGCCTGAGGCGGTTAATAAATTGTTAATAGAAAATAAAAAGGACGCTTCCAGTATCCGAAAAGATGAAGTAGATTTGAATAAGATAGAAAAAACCCTTGATACGCAAGACATGATCGAGAAATCGGATGTATTTGTAAGTATCGACGGCGTTCTAAAAGCGATAGTAAAACAGAAGACACCAATAGCAAGAGTTTATGATGGTGAGAACTCTTTTTATATTGACTATGAGGGAAATAAAATGCCTTTATCAGACAATTTTACAGCGCGTGTTCCTCTTGTTTCAGGAGCAATAAATAAAAAAAATAACGAAGATTTAGCCGCCCTATTTCGCACAATTTATGACGATGCGTTTTTGAAAAAAAACATCATTGCAATCCAAATTATGCCTAATGGCAGCCTAAAAATGTTTAATAGAAATTATGATTACTTCATCGATTTTGGCAGAACGATGAATGTTGATAAGAAATTTAGAAACTACAAAGCCTTTTTTCAAAAAGCAGTTTTAGATAGTTCGTTATATAAATACAATAAGATTGACCTGAGGTTTACAGAACAAGTAGTTTGCACAAAATAA
- the ftsZ gene encoding cell division protein FtsZ, with translation MMSNSEFGSISFDLPKNQSNVIKVIGVGGGGSNAINHMFKQGIKGVDFIVCNTDSQALQNSAVPNKIQLGMNLTEGLGAGANPDVGQQSAIESIADIEKMLDRGTKMVFITAGMGGGTGTGAAPVIAQLAKEREILTVGIVTIPFQFEGKVRQEQALLGIEKLRKQVDSLIVINNNKLREVYGNLGFKAGFSKADEVLATASRGIAEVITHHYTQNIDLRDAKTVLANSGTAIMGSSVAVGENRAKDAIISALDSPLLNDNKITGAKNVLLLIVSGSNEITLDEIGEINDHIQAEAGYNANIIMGVGEDETLGESIAVTIIATGFDVEQQNEIVNTEPKKIIHTLEDEQRSVHNLTNKALTSFDLTMNTPTAKSEEKIVFDLMEDTAVAPVIPTPVAVAPVINQDELVVMSEFIKNLDVTFEIVSPITDIDFTISSPQTPAFQEVKPVQQRVFEKEEQTTFSFDLPLFRAEPEVKKEPVVEDTRILFELTNETRNIKVNDPVSFVPVTELSDNGIIKYSLEEYMEVENDLVTSKPIEKVVEDVIPAELNITMKPRVDFAQEAAFTTTDHASPMELTIEETLRLRAEERRKKLKEFNYKFHNNVSRIDELEKEPAYKRLGIDLSNNQSNTTNSRISVGTDSNNDLQLRSNNSFLHDNVD, from the coding sequence ATGATGAGCAACTCAGAATTTGGAAGTATTTCATTTGATTTACCGAAAAACCAATCAAATGTAATCAAAGTAATAGGTGTTGGCGGAGGCGGAAGTAACGCAATCAACCACATGTTCAAGCAAGGTATTAAAGGGGTAGATTTTATCGTTTGTAATACAGATTCACAAGCACTTCAAAATAGTGCTGTACCAAATAAAATTCAATTAGGGATGAACCTGACAGAGGGTCTTGGCGCAGGAGCGAACCCTGATGTCGGACAACAATCTGCTATTGAAAGTATTGCCGATATCGAAAAAATGTTAGACCGTGGTACTAAGATGGTATTTATTACCGCTGGTATGGGTGGTGGTACAGGTACGGGTGCTGCTCCGGTAATTGCACAATTGGCAAAAGAAAGAGAAATTTTGACGGTTGGTATCGTAACAATTCCGTTTCAGTTTGAAGGGAAAGTGCGTCAGGAACAAGCGCTTTTAGGAATCGAAAAATTACGTAAACAAGTAGATTCGTTAATCGTAATCAACAATAATAAATTAAGAGAAGTATACGGAAATCTTGGTTTTAAAGCCGGATTCTCTAAAGCGGATGAAGTTTTGGCAACTGCCTCAAGAGGTATTGCCGAAGTAATTACGCACCACTATACTCAAAATATCGATTTACGTGATGCAAAAACTGTTTTGGCAAACAGCGGAACTGCGATCATGGGATCTTCTGTTGCCGTAGGTGAAAACAGAGCGAAAGATGCTATTATTTCGGCATTGGATTCTCCGTTATTAAACGACAACAAAATTACAGGAGCCAAAAACGTATTGTTGCTTATCGTTTCTGGATCAAACGAAATCACGCTTGATGAAATTGGAGAAATCAACGATCATATCCAGGCAGAAGCAGGTTATAACGCTAATATTATCATGGGAGTTGGTGAAGACGAAACTCTTGGTGAATCTATTGCGGTAACGATTATTGCGACTGGTTTTGATGTTGAACAGCAAAATGAAATTGTAAATACAGAACCTAAGAAAATTATTCACACATTAGAAGATGAGCAAAGAAGTGTTCATAATTTAACGAATAAAGCGCTTACTTCTTTTGATTTAACAATGAATACGCCTACAGCAAAATCAGAAGAAAAAATTGTTTTTGATTTAATGGAAGATACGGCAGTTGCTCCCGTAATCCCAACTCCGGTTGCTGTTGCTCCAGTAATCAATCAGGACGAATTGGTAGTAATGTCAGAGTTTATTAAAAATCTTGATGTAACTTTTGAAATCGTTTCGCCAATTACAGATATCGATTTTACTATTTCCAGTCCGCAAACCCCCGCTTTTCAGGAAGTAAAACCTGTACAGCAAAGAGTATTTGAAAAAGAAGAACAAACAACATTCTCTTTTGATTTGCCTCTTTTTAGAGCTGAGCCGGAAGTTAAGAAAGAGCCGGTTGTTGAAGACACGAGAATTTTGTTTGAATTAACAAACGAAACCCGCAATATTAAAGTGAACGATCCGGTTTCATTTGTTCCGGTAACAGAACTTTCTGATAATGGAATCATCAAATATTCTCTGGAAGAATATATGGAAGTTGAAAATGATTTAGTTACATCAAAACCAATTGAAAAAGTGGTTGAAGATGTAATTCCTGCGGAATTAAATATCACTATGAAACCAAGAGTTGATTTTGCTCAGGAAGCTGCTTTTACGACAACGGATCACGCTTCTCCGATGGAATTAACAATCGAAGAAACATTACGTTTAAGAGCAGAAGAAAGAAGAAAGAAACTAAAAGAATTTAATTATAAATTCCATAACAATGTTTCGAGAATTGATGAACTTGAAAAAGAGCCTGCTTACAAAAGATTAGGTATTGATCTTTCAAATAATCAGTCTAATACAACCAATTCAAGAATTTCTGTTGGTACAGATAGTAATAATGATTTGCAATTGCGTTCAAATAATTCATTTTTGCACGATAACGTAGATTAA
- a CDS encoding FtsW/RodA/SpoVE family cell cycle protein has product MKELVNKLKGDRVIWSFVALLALFSFMPVFSASSNLAYIGHGTGNTLGYLVKHLAHICIGFMIIYWVHKVPYHYFRAISKIALPVVWILLLYTLLKGTVIAGANASRWIQVPFIGITFQTSTLASIVLFIYVARYLSKTKEENEPFQTSFVQLWIPVFITLALILPANFSTTALIFSMVMMLTFIGKYPLKYIGFIIGSGIAMLAFFLLVAKAFPESRFFSRVSTWESRIANFTTDKPDEDDYQIEKAKIAIASGRLGGLGPGKSVQKNFLPQSSSDFIYAIIVEEYGLVGGVSILVLYLLLLFRFVIASHKATTLFGKLVVVGLGFPMIFQAMINMAVAVELLPVTGQTLPLISSGGSSIWMTCFSLGIIISVTKKDEEIVEEQLEKERRKEALQRLIDKELAEEDLPVDEREEIYEGEPMYSIEDKSRNPMNAVLNK; this is encoded by the coding sequence ATGAAAGAACTGGTTAACAAATTAAAAGGAGACAGAGTAATATGGTCATTCGTGGCTTTATTGGCGCTGTTTTCGTTTATGCCTGTTTTTAGTGCGAGTAGTAATTTGGCGTATATAGGTCACGGAACGGGAAATACATTGGGTTATCTGGTAAAACATTTGGCACATATTTGTATTGGTTTCATGATTATTTATTGGGTACATAAAGTTCCGTATCATTATTTCAGGGCTATTTCAAAAATTGCTTTGCCTGTGGTTTGGATTTTATTGCTTTATACCTTGTTGAAAGGAACTGTTATTGCAGGAGCAAATGCAAGTCGTTGGATTCAGGTTCCGTTTATTGGGATTACGTTTCAAACTTCGACTTTGGCTTCTATTGTTTTGTTTATTTATGTGGCAAGATATTTATCAAAAACCAAAGAAGAAAATGAGCCTTTTCAAACCTCATTTGTACAGCTTTGGATTCCGGTTTTTATTACGCTTGCACTTATTTTACCGGCGAACTTTTCGACAACAGCGTTGATTTTTTCAATGGTTATGATGCTGACATTTATTGGTAAATATCCATTAAAATATATTGGTTTTATTATTGGTTCAGGAATTGCAATGCTGGCGTTCTTTTTATTGGTTGCCAAAGCATTTCCCGAATCAAGATTTTTTAGCAGGGTTTCAACTTGGGAAAGTCGTATTGCGAACTTCACCACAGATAAACCTGATGAAGATGATTATCAAATTGAAAAAGCAAAAATTGCCATTGCTTCGGGAAGATTGGGCGGATTAGGTCCCGGGAAAAGTGTTCAGAAAAACTTTTTGCCACAATCATCTTCGGATTTTATTTATGCCATTATTGTTGAAGAATATGGTCTTGTGGGGGGAGTTTCAATCTTGGTTTTATATTTATTGCTTTTATTCCGATTTGTAATTGCTTCGCATAAAGCGACAACATTATTTGGAAAATTAGTCGTCGTCGGACTCGGTTTTCCAATGATATTTCAGGCGATGATTAATATGGCGGTTGCAGTAGAATTATTGCCGGTAACGGGGCAAACGCTTCCGTTGATAAGCAGCGGTGGTAGTTCGATCTGGATGACGTGTTTTTCTCTCGGAATTATCATTAGCGTTACTAAAAAAGACGAAGAAATTGTTGAGGAACAACTGGAAAAAGAAAGAAGAAAAGAAGCGCTTCAAAGATTAATTGATAAAGAACTGGCGGAAGAAGATTTGCCGGTTGATGAAAGAGAAGAAATCTACGAAGGAGAACCAATGTATTCTATCGAAGACAAATCAAGAAACCCGATGAATGCAGTTTTAAACAAATAG
- the murG gene encoding undecaprenyldiphospho-muramoylpentapeptide beta-N-acetylglucosaminyltransferase, which translates to MTNYKFILSGGGTGGHIYPAIAIANELKLQFPDAEFLFVGAKDKMEMQKVPQAGYEIKGLWIAGLQRKLTLQNLMFPLKLATSLLESRRIIRQFKPNVVIGTGGFASGPLLQAAGGAGIPTVIQEQNSFPGITNKLLSKKASAICVAYENLERFFPKEKMVLTGNPVRQDLIDIDSKRDEAIAFYGLDANKKTLLILGGSLGARRVNQLIEKELHNILSQDVQIIWQCGKLYFEDYKKHQQQHVRVVDFIERMDFVYAAADIIISRAGASSVSELCIVGKPVIFIPSPNVAEDHQTKNAQAIVDAKGAVLLKESELESQFSIVFEALLKDYGKQNQLSENIKKLAKPNATKLIVEEIKKLL; encoded by the coding sequence ATGACAAATTATAAATTCATATTAAGCGGTGGCGGAACTGGAGGACATATTTATCCTGCAATTGCAATTGCAAATGAGTTAAAATTACAGTTTCCTGATGCTGAATTTCTTTTTGTGGGTGCCAAAGATAAAATGGAAATGCAAAAAGTGCCTCAGGCAGGTTACGAAATAAAAGGTCTTTGGATTGCGGGTTTACAAAGAAAATTAACGTTGCAGAATTTGATGTTTCCTCTAAAATTGGCAACAAGTTTGTTAGAGTCAAGAAGAATCATCAGACAATTTAAACCCAATGTAGTAATAGGAACCGGAGGTTTTGCCAGCGGACCATTATTACAGGCGGCGGGAGGAGCAGGAATTCCTACAGTAATTCAGGAACAAAATTCATTTCCGGGAATTACGAATAAACTGCTGAGTAAAAAAGCAAGTGCTATTTGTGTGGCATACGAGAATTTAGAGCGTTTTTTTCCAAAAGAAAAAATGGTTCTTACAGGAAATCCGGTTCGTCAGGATTTGATCGATATCGACAGTAAAAGAGATGAAGCAATCGCTTTTTACGGTTTAGATGCAAATAAAAAAACATTATTGATTTTAGGCGGAAGTTTAGGTGCCAGAAGAGTCAATCAGTTAATTGAAAAGGAATTGCATAATATACTTTCTCAGGATGTTCAGATTATCTGGCAATGCGGAAAATTATACTTTGAAGATTATAAAAAACATCAGCAGCAACATGTAAGAGTGGTTGATTTTATTGAAAGAATGGATTTTGTTTACGCTGCGGCAGATATTATTATTTCCCGTGCGGGCGCATCATCAGTTTCGGAATTATGTATTGTGGGGAAACCGGTAATTTTTATTCCGTCACCAAATGTAGCGGAAGATCATCAGACAAAAAATGCACAGGCAATTGTAGATGCAAAAGGAGCGGTTTTACTGAAAGAATCAGAATTGGAAAGTCAGTTTAGTATTGTTTTTGAAGCTTTATTGAAAGATTACGGAAAGCAAAATCAATTGAGCGAAAATATTAAAAAACTTGCTAAACCAAATGCGACAAAATTGATTGTTGAAGAAATTAAAAAGTTGTTATAA